In a single window of the Podospora pseudocomata strain CBS 415.72m chromosome 2 map unlocalized CBS415.72m_2, whole genome shotgun sequence genome:
- a CDS encoding uncharacterized protein (EggNog:ENOG503P5NZ), translating to MSSSPPESMNRYWIPNLDIHKKVITQELQYYLGPDASVRPFTREGEDGFLITTPGPCLSDEQIDDICVKSKQLWEKQAAARAAGSSSKSLKRPLHAPVSLGKSGGTSESSSRRRKPRSHRDDRR from the exons ATGTCGTCTTCGCCGCCTGAATCGATGAACAGATACTGGATTCCCAATCTGGATATCCACAAAAAGGTCATCACTCAGGAGCTTCAGTATTACCTCGGACCCGACGCGAGCGTGAGGCCTTTTACTCGAGAG GGTGAAGATGGCTTCTTGATCACCACACCAGGACCTTGCCTGTCAGAT GAGCAAATAGACGACATATGCGTCAAGTCAAAGCAGCTGTGGGAGAAACAGGCAGCAGCGCGTGCAGCCGGCAGTTCGAGCAAATCCCTCAAGCGACCTCTTCACGCACCTGTATCACTCGGGAAGTCGGGCGGCACCAGTGAATCGTCCAGTAGACGGAGAAAGCCCAGAAGCCATCGGGATGACAGACGATGA